A section of the Methanosarcina mazei S-6 genome encodes:
- a CDS encoding PASTA domain-containing protein, producing MTNIGDIKSNLEAFRKAGTIDASSYTSILNKLNYTEIEIQSIQKEALTYKENLDKVLGEKLVLEREKSSLAAQVAKLSNEKAGLEAKISILQKSRPVLSSSNLVSSFASSLAEMDKGLKKIQSGPKYLVSGMNVTLKTNIALEGEELRFQMPEADDIISPENLSTIEFSLKAVPEKPDIASCKEVPGLVGLSKEEAESKLQEAGFKAGEILEKESSTSQGTVIGQLPSEGSLAAPGAAVDLIISKIISLKVPDFSGLSLEAAKALIEKSRLRLEGVKEKPSDKTPGIVLAQSLPPGSEVSVGTAIVLTVSVAVFKAPNLLGLELESAKQLIDKSGLLPGSIKEQLVSSGKPGIVLAQSLKPGAEVEKNSKIDLVVSAGKIGSVIEAPLNTFPETAAKEPVNKILSETASKLQPETTFKVSGETPSTAPLETQVKASAEPQVRAQAEPSVKPVPNLVGMPLEKAISLLGAQEIKAGTVSEAVSTAAAGTVISQNPCAGSAVDLSVPVSLRVSKQAPVTQLRSNTISRIKL from the coding sequence ATGACGAATATAGGTGATATAAAGAGCAACCTGGAAGCCTTCAGGAAAGCCGGGACAATAGATGCCAGCAGCTATACCAGCATTCTGAATAAATTGAATTATACCGAAATAGAAATTCAATCCATACAGAAAGAAGCCCTTACTTATAAGGAAAATCTGGATAAGGTTCTTGGAGAAAAACTTGTCCTTGAAAGGGAAAAAAGCAGTCTTGCAGCACAGGTGGCAAAGCTCTCAAATGAAAAAGCAGGACTTGAAGCAAAAATCTCCATTTTACAGAAGAGCAGGCCTGTGCTTTCTTCTTCGAACCTTGTAAGCTCTTTTGCTTCCTCACTTGCGGAAATGGATAAAGGACTGAAGAAAATCCAGTCAGGTCCAAAGTACCTTGTCAGCGGTATGAACGTGACCCTTAAAACAAATATTGCTCTGGAAGGGGAGGAACTGAGGTTCCAGATGCCAGAAGCCGACGATATTATCAGTCCCGAAAACCTCAGCACAATAGAATTCTCTTTAAAAGCTGTTCCTGAAAAGCCGGATATTGCCTCGTGTAAAGAAGTCCCTGGCCTTGTCGGGCTTTCAAAAGAAGAAGCAGAAAGCAAACTTCAGGAGGCAGGTTTTAAGGCAGGAGAGATTCTCGAAAAAGAAAGCAGCACCTCCCAGGGCACGGTAATAGGCCAGCTCCCATCGGAAGGCTCCCTCGCAGCACCGGGGGCAGCTGTGGATCTTATCATTTCGAAAATAATTTCATTAAAAGTGCCGGACTTCTCAGGTCTCAGTCTCGAAGCTGCAAAAGCTCTCATTGAAAAATCTCGGCTCAGGCTTGAAGGGGTCAAAGAAAAACCTTCTGATAAAACCCCTGGCATAGTCCTTGCACAGAGCCTCCCTCCAGGTTCTGAAGTCAGTGTTGGCACTGCAATTGTCCTGACGGTTTCGGTGGCGGTTTTTAAAGCCCCTAACCTGCTTGGACTTGAGCTTGAGAGCGCAAAGCAGTTAATAGATAAATCCGGACTCCTGCCTGGCAGTATCAAGGAACAGCTCGTTAGCAGCGGGAAGCCGGGCATTGTCCTTGCACAGAGCCTTAAACCCGGGGCTGAAGTGGAAAAAAATTCAAAAATTGATCTCGTAGTTTCAGCAGGGAAAATAGGATCAGTTATTGAAGCGCCTTTGAATACTTTTCCCGAAACTGCTGCTAAAGAACCTGTAAATAAAATTTTATCCGAAACCGCATCAAAGCTGCAGCCTGAAACTACATTTAAAGTTTCAGGTGAAACTCCATCGACTGCGCCTTTAGAAACTCAGGTGAAAGCATCTGCAGAGCCTCAGGTCCGAGCCCAGGCCGAGCCCTCAGTTAAACCGGTTCCTAATCTTGTCGGAATGCCTCTTGAAAAAGCTATCTCCTTACTTGGGGCTCAGGAGATAAAAGCAGGAACAGTATCTGAAGCTGTTTCTACAGCTGCTGCAGGAACAGTTATAAGCCAGAATCCGTGTGCAGGCTCTGCAGTTGATCTGTCAGTCCCAGTCAGCCTTAGGGTTTCAAAACAGGCACCTGTGACCCAGCTGCGCAGCAATACAATTTCCAGGATTAAGCTTTGA
- a CDS encoding PEF-CTERM sorting domain-containing protein: MKKILLLIVSGLLIACMAGSAMAAPFDPSLLNAAGTAEAPNPITLAPGQSVVLSFRGTGILEEAVDTDLPYTSTVAVKAGSPAEAKTTDITVGFVHPNFHPTASSYTDVGVITLTNNGPAGASYLVTIKAGSETSIEFGAASRTVNSQIPEFPTVALPVAAILGLVFIFGRKKEGL; the protein is encoded by the coding sequence ATGAAGAAAATTTTGTTACTAATAGTGAGCGGTTTATTAATCGCCTGTATGGCCGGATCCGCAATGGCAGCTCCATTTGATCCAAGTCTCTTGAATGCAGCAGGTACTGCAGAGGCACCAAATCCTATAACTTTGGCTCCTGGACAATCTGTAGTTCTTAGCTTCAGAGGAACAGGCATTTTAGAGGAAGCTGTTGATACGGATTTACCTTATACTTCTACGGTTGCAGTAAAAGCTGGTTCTCCTGCCGAAGCAAAAACTACTGACATTACTGTTGGGTTTGTCCATCCGAATTTTCACCCAACCGCTAGCTCATACACTGATGTAGGAGTTATAACACTTACCAATAATGGGCCGGCTGGTGCAAGTTACCTTGTTACAATTAAAGCTGGATCTGAAACTAGTATTGAATTTGGAGCAGCTTCGAGGACAGTAAACTCTCAGATTCCAGAGTTCCCAACCGTTGCTCTCCCTGTAGCAGCAATCCTTGGATTAGTTTTCATCTTCGGGCGTAAGAAAGAAGGTCTGTGA
- a CDS encoding PEF-CTERM sorting domain-containing protein, which yields MKKMLLLLVSSLLIVCIAGPAGASNTVLTPDDVTITPDGDSVASVATSIRINTQGTYHVTLTATDGLFAYLESSSPVAVGSSGNWASSGTSLSSSSFTSGVETYSGTLYIKGTKPGTVTVTTYSESTGDSTTKSYSVYSAESVNVSVPEFPTVALPVAALIGLVFVFGRKKEEL from the coding sequence ATGAAAAAAATGTTGTTGCTATTAGTGAGCAGTTTATTGATAGTCTGTATCGCCGGGCCGGCAGGAGCCAGCAATACCGTACTGACACCGGATGACGTAACTATAACTCCGGATGGAGACTCTGTAGCCTCCGTCGCTACAAGTATAAGAATTAACACTCAAGGGACATACCATGTAACACTTACTGCGACTGACGGGCTTTTTGCATATCTTGAAAGCTCTTCTCCAGTTGCAGTGGGCAGTTCCGGTAACTGGGCAAGCTCTGGGACATCTCTTTCAAGTTCTTCTTTTACCTCTGGAGTAGAGACCTATAGCGGAACCCTGTACATAAAAGGAACAAAGCCAGGGACTGTAACCGTAACAACCTATTCCGAATCTACCGGGGATTCGACTACAAAATCATATTCTGTTTATTCGGCAGAATCTGTTAATGTATCAGTTCCCGAATTCCCAACCGTTGCCCTCCCTGTGGCAGCATTGATCGGACTTGTTTTCGTATTTGGTCGTAAGAAAGAAGAGCTGTGA
- a CDS encoding DUF1616 domain-containing protein — translation MPHLKKCVFVDDLLAVTILSCLGVIFVLVPPFNETFLRIPVALSLFFFVPGYAFISALFPGNKEISGIERFTLSVGFSLVLTVFDGFLISLLPWGYRPAPIVISILGITTFFSILAIFTRKLKDESEQFSFSLKEFIKSIQSDEVDEEPEESEEPEEMTSPVEVRRFHRSKSKVKAKGLKYPSITGKGADTRKKPLPPEIEKALVIALIGSIIISSAMLAYAKMTREKETFTMLYLLGPDGKAEGYPDESFINVPVNVTVGIENHELQSVNYILQMKIDEEVIQELNVPLKDGEVWQKNLTYTRHSLKNDRSKLEFALFKEKPDYFSYRSVHLYLDNNNTFTHLVDEKYTDASSLPVIKNGEMESSEIWNFTSNTEYITGSYVSGSGVNSSLAYRISSSYNGSLFDQPGQSGEISQNITCDEDTMAVLSAYVIDNFNLTSKEDSQLKYVAVNGDTVWTDGVSEAEGWQHLEIPVSLQAGENNLSFGLRQMPGEIVPVDVFWDRISFKPLSELSAYISETNTVETVPPTSSVLELPAFTDNKTFTVSWNGTDDLSGIAYYSIDSSTDGVNWEPWISKTTDNSSSFSGKDNQTYYFRSRAVDRAGNEEPEHPEPDARTQIYTGAPRVMLDIFPNPCKTATTFNVTYPVPLQSAVCLVTRDGFESESCELTTSDNITWTGNYIARNGDYFRVEAVCTDVFGNTVSTLDELFVDRSISNFTIELTPRTINKGDLEINVTPSTTLKSKPSVSVSGSPAVNVTYLTYSDGSYYYKARIKSELNEGEHKVSVNGYDLESEQMTGNTTFIVDHSG, via the coding sequence ATGCCACACTTAAAAAAATGTGTTTTTGTAGACGATTTGCTTGCAGTTACTATTCTTTCATGTCTGGGAGTTATTTTTGTACTTGTTCCTCCATTCAATGAAACATTTCTTAGAATTCCTGTAGCGCTGTCCCTCTTTTTTTTCGTTCCCGGTTATGCTTTTATATCCGCACTCTTTCCTGGTAATAAAGAAATCAGCGGGATAGAACGTTTTACATTAAGTGTTGGCTTCAGTCTTGTACTTACAGTTTTTGACGGCTTTTTAATAAGCCTGCTTCCCTGGGGTTATCGCCCTGCCCCGATAGTTATATCCATTCTTGGGATCACGACTTTCTTCAGTATTCTTGCAATTTTTACACGAAAATTAAAAGATGAAAGCGAGCAGTTCTCTTTTTCATTAAAAGAATTCATAAAATCCATTCAGTCTGATGAGGTTGATGAAGAGCCTGAAGAGTCCGAAGAGCCTGAAGAAATGACTTCTCCAGTTGAAGTCAGGCGTTTTCACAGGTCAAAAAGCAAAGTTAAAGCAAAGGGTTTGAAGTACCCGTCCATCACAGGGAAAGGGGCTGATACCAGAAAAAAGCCCCTGCCTCCGGAAATTGAAAAGGCTCTCGTAATTGCTTTGATAGGCTCTATTATTATCTCAAGTGCAATGCTAGCATACGCCAAGATGACCCGGGAAAAGGAGACTTTTACCATGCTTTATCTCCTTGGTCCCGACGGAAAAGCCGAAGGTTATCCTGATGAGAGCTTCATCAATGTTCCTGTTAATGTTACAGTAGGAATTGAAAACCATGAGCTTCAGAGTGTAAACTATATCCTCCAGATGAAAATCGATGAGGAGGTAATTCAGGAGCTTAATGTTCCTTTGAAAGACGGAGAGGTATGGCAGAAGAATTTGACTTACACGCGTCACAGCCTGAAAAATGACAGGTCCAAACTTGAGTTTGCTCTTTTTAAGGAGAAACCGGATTATTTCTCTTACAGGTCTGTCCATCTTTATTTGGATAATAATAACACCTTCACTCATCTGGTCGATGAGAAGTACACTGATGCCTCATCGCTTCCGGTGATTAAAAATGGAGAGATGGAATCTTCAGAAATATGGAACTTTACTTCAAATACTGAGTATATAACAGGTTCTTATGTAAGTGGGTCCGGAGTAAACTCCTCCCTCGCATACAGAATAAGCAGCTCCTATAATGGAAGCCTTTTTGATCAGCCAGGGCAATCCGGTGAAATCTCTCAAAATATAACATGTGATGAAGACACCATGGCTGTGCTCTCGGCATACGTGATAGATAACTTCAACTTAACTTCTAAGGAAGACTCTCAGCTAAAATACGTTGCAGTTAATGGAGACACCGTGTGGACAGACGGGGTCAGCGAAGCGGAAGGGTGGCAGCACCTTGAAATTCCGGTATCTCTTCAGGCAGGAGAGAACAACCTCTCATTCGGTTTGAGGCAGATGCCGGGTGAAATCGTACCTGTTGACGTTTTCTGGGATAGAATTTCCTTTAAACCTCTTTCAGAACTATCTGCTTATATTTCGGAGACAAATACTGTCGAAACCGTACCTCCAACCTCAAGTGTGCTGGAGCTCCCGGCATTCACGGACAACAAAACCTTTACGGTTTCCTGGAACGGGACAGATGACCTTTCTGGAATTGCTTATTATTCCATAGACTCAAGCACTGACGGGGTTAACTGGGAGCCATGGATTTCAAAGACAACAGATAACTCTTCCAGCTTTAGCGGAAAGGATAACCAGACCTATTACTTCCGTTCAAGAGCTGTTGATAGGGCAGGCAATGAAGAGCCTGAGCATCCGGAACCTGATGCCCGGACTCAAATTTACACAGGCGCCCCCAGGGTCATGCTGGACATCTTCCCTAACCCCTGCAAGACTGCCACAACCTTTAATGTAACATATCCGGTGCCTCTCCAGTCCGCAGTATGCCTGGTTACAAGGGACGGTTTTGAGTCCGAATCCTGCGAGCTGACAACTTCGGATAACATTACATGGACGGGTAATTACATTGCAAGGAACGGAGACTACTTCAGAGTAGAAGCTGTGTGTACGGATGTCTTTGGAAATACGGTCTCCACTCTCGATGAACTCTTTGTCGATCGCTCAATTTCAAACTTTACAATTGAGCTTACCCCCAGAACCATAAATAAGGGAGACCTGGAAATCAACGTTACTCCCTCAACCACTTTAAAATCCAAACCCTCAGTTTCAGTCTCGGGTAGTCCAGCGGTTAATGTCACCTATCTGACATACTCGGACGGGTCTTACTACTATAAAGCAAGAATTAAGTCCGAACTGAACGAAGGAGAACATAAAGTATCGGTAAATGGTTATGACCTGGAATCCGAACAGATGACAGGCAACACCACTTTTATAGTTGACCATTCTGGCTGA
- a CDS encoding M48 family metallopeptidase: protein MTGSEMPESFNFSSALSGEVAIEIILIVAIIAISGFLLYAYIYFSGSKWILRWYGAQKVKRSEKPLLYSLLEDLSSRAKINPPEIYSFESRIPSIFTVGHTGKSSIAISTSMLEMFGELELEALMAHEIGHIQNGDVGKNTFIALIAGTIMSFPNFAMWCSMLSGFGQPDDPAPRFFRYIGTAIAAPPAALLIHLTNPARRELEADEVAVKLTKNPQVLAKTIEYLENYIPLQPVSTRFNPGHFHLFSTHTQQVRGYLSIFISLFDTHPETGDRVARILSHTTYSKNENISNNFSRVPGFFDVKNWRLSLGISFVSYMAFLFVVIVGVTFAIKDFNFLVNGGIAAVYTGAVVLLIGATAKLSRRKTYFKGPSLIRKRIILNSVQAFKHLMKRE, encoded by the coding sequence ATGACCGGATCCGAAATGCCTGAATCTTTTAATTTTTCTTCAGCCCTCTCAGGCGAGGTTGCAATAGAAATTATTTTGATTGTTGCAATAATTGCAATTTCAGGGTTCCTGCTGTATGCTTACATATATTTCTCAGGCAGCAAATGGATCCTCAGATGGTATGGAGCACAGAAGGTCAAGAGGAGCGAAAAACCTCTTCTTTACTCACTCCTTGAGGACCTTTCTTCCAGAGCAAAAATTAATCCCCCCGAAATATACAGTTTTGAGTCCAGAATTCCCTCAATATTTACAGTTGGTCACACAGGTAAATCTTCAATCGCTATTTCGACATCCATGCTGGAGATGTTTGGAGAACTGGAACTGGAAGCCCTGATGGCGCATGAGATCGGACACATACAAAATGGGGATGTGGGCAAAAATACGTTTATAGCACTTATTGCAGGCACAATAATGTCGTTTCCTAACTTTGCAATGTGGTGCTCCATGCTCTCCGGTTTCGGACAGCCCGATGACCCTGCACCCAGGTTCTTCAGGTATATAGGAACTGCTATTGCCGCTCCGCCTGCAGCACTTCTCATACACCTCACAAACCCTGCCAGAAGAGAACTCGAAGCCGATGAAGTAGCAGTGAAATTAACAAAAAACCCTCAGGTCCTGGCAAAGACGATAGAGTACCTTGAAAACTACATCCCCCTCCAGCCTGTATCCACCAGGTTTAACCCGGGCCATTTCCACCTTTTCAGCACACACACCCAGCAGGTGAGAGGATACCTGTCTATATTCATATCCCTATTCGACACTCACCCTGAAACCGGAGACAGAGTCGCACGCATCCTGAGCCATACAACTTACTCTAAAAACGAGAATATCAGCAATAACTTCTCAAGAGTCCCAGGCTTTTTTGATGTGAAAAACTGGAGGCTTTCACTTGGTATAAGCTTTGTATCTTATATGGCTTTCCTGTTTGTGGTTATCGTGGGGGTCACGTTTGCAATCAAAGATTTCAATTTCCTTGTGAACGGAGGAATTGCCGCAGTATATACAGGTGCAGTCGTACTGCTTATCGGAGCTACTGCGAAACTCTCCAGAAGGAAGACTTATTTTAAAGGTCCTTCTCTAATTCGCAAAAGAATTATTTTGAACTCTGTACAGGCTTTCAAGCATTTGATGAAAAGAGAATAA
- the artC gene encoding archaeosortase C, with product MDSENKNLVLILLVLALFTGMAVEVSEGSTAVGVILFLISVFLLTQINFKHLGDSGLLKKSKTYFVIGVFIVSADLYYNFKNSGELGTLDVMTLFFGASLIGTQLQNPQIARVSKFGAYISSVFVVLYLIFYSMFAFLNIDFLHKFDHYMILLPTVKIIGLMGIPLEVIATETVRISGVEEMTMVIGGPCSGLYSMFLLIGIVFGYSQIEKMDFNRTFMMLGFCVAVAYISNLFRVIVLYLTAYYYGEETMMLVHTHIGWIIFAGVAAGIMYFIELKR from the coding sequence ATGGACAGCGAAAACAAAAACCTGGTTCTGATTTTACTTGTTCTTGCATTGTTCACAGGAATGGCAGTTGAGGTCAGCGAAGGCTCTACTGCTGTCGGAGTTATTCTTTTCCTTATTTCCGTTTTCTTGCTTACACAAATTAATTTCAAGCATCTGGGAGATTCCGGCCTGTTGAAAAAATCGAAAACCTATTTCGTAATCGGAGTTTTTATCGTTTCAGCCGACCTTTATTATAACTTTAAAAACAGCGGAGAACTCGGGACCCTGGACGTTATGACTCTGTTCTTCGGAGCCTCTTTAATCGGCACCCAGCTCCAGAACCCGCAGATCGCCCGCGTCTCAAAGTTCGGAGCGTATATCTCATCGGTTTTTGTTGTGCTCTACCTTATCTTCTATTCCATGTTTGCTTTCCTTAACATTGATTTCCTGCACAAGTTCGACCATTATATGATACTTCTTCCAACTGTAAAGATAATCGGCTTGATGGGGATTCCTCTTGAGGTAATTGCTACGGAAACTGTCAGGATCAGTGGTGTTGAAGAAATGACTATGGTCATTGGGGGTCCCTGTTCGGGCCTGTACTCTATGTTCCTTCTGATAGGAATCGTTTTTGGGTACAGCCAAATTGAAAAAATGGACTTTAACAGGACCTTTATGATGCTCGGGTTCTGTGTTGCTGTCGCTTACATATCTAATTTGTTCAGGGTAATTGTCCTCTACCTGACTGCCTATTATTACGGGGAGGAAACGATGATGCTTGTACACACACATATAGGCTGGATTATTTTTGCAGGTGTTGCAGCAGGTATAATGTATTTTATAGAATTAAAAAGGTGA